CCCGGCGACCTATACCGGCGCCTTCACGCCCATCCGCGATTGGTTCGCCGGGCTGCCCGAGGCCAAAACCCGCGGCTACAAGCCCGGCCGGTTCAGCTTCAACGTCAAGGGTGGGCGCTGTGAGGCGTGCCAAGGCGACGGCGTGATCAAGATCGAGATGCACTTCCTGCCGGATGTCTACGTGGAATGCGAGACCTGCAAGGGCGCGCGCTACAATCGCGAGACACTGGAGGTGAAGTTCAAAGGCAAGAGCATCGCCGACGTGCTGGATATGACCGTCGAGGACGCGCAGGAGTTCTTCAAGGCGGTGCCGTCGATCCGCGAGAAGATGGACGCGCTGATGCGCGTGGGTCTGGGATACATCAAGGTGGGCCAGCAGGCGACGACCCTGTCTGGTGGCGAGGCGCAGCGGGTGAAGCTCAGCAAGGAACTCGCGAAGCGCTCCACGGGCCGCACGCTCTATATCCTCGATGAGCCGACAACGGGTCTGCATTTCGAGGACGTTCGCAAGCTGTTGGAAGTGCTGCATGAGCTGGTGGAACAAGGCAACTCTGTGATCGTGATCGAGCACAATCTCGACGTGGTGAAGACTGCGGACTGGATCATCGATATCGGTCCGGAGGGCGGCGATGGCGGCGGCACGGTGGTAGCGACCGGCACACCCGAGAAGGTGGCAGAGGTCGAAGGCTCGCACACGGGGATGTATCTCAAGCCGATGCTTGGCGCGAAAAAAAAGATCGCGGCGGAGTAGCCTTTGAACGGCGCCAGACTTTCAGGGAAAGTCTGGTCCAAATCCTCCCAGAGGATTTGTGCGCAATTTCTTCATAAGAAATTGCGACGCTGCGAGGTCAGAGCGCGTCGTAAATGACCTTGGTAATCAGGCGCGTCTCGGTGTCGATGCGGACGGCATCATTGCCCGCGCGCACGTAGCGCTCACCGGCGGGGGCGGGCTCAAGCCCGAACTGATCCGGCGAGGCGATGGGCGGTAGGCGCTGCACCAGCGTCTCGCCGACAGTCAGCAAATCGGTCCCGGTCGTCTCGCTTGGCGCCAGTTGCTCGGCCAAGGTCGCGGACAGGCAGCTTTGATAGGTCTGGGTATCGGTCCCGTCGCACTCCACCGCATCAAGCCGCGGGGTGTCGGTCAGGGTGGATTGCGCGGTCGCAAGCTGCGGCGCAAGCACAAGGGCGGCCAGGGTCAAAAGGCGGGGCAGGGGCATCGGGCATGTCTCCGGATCAGATAAGCATTGGGGCAAAAACGCGCCCGGCCGCGCCCCGGTTCCCTAGTTGCTCACCCGGCTCAGCACCGCAATCACATCCAGCACGCGCCGTGTGTCATCATCGACGGCGATGATCGTGTCGCCAAGCCGGTAGTAGCTTTGACCGGGGTCGAGCCGGGGCAGGCCAAATCGCCCGTAATCGCGCAAAATGCGCCCGTCACCGGTGTAGCGGTCGCCGCGCTGGAGCCCTTGCTTTTTGGCCAGCCCGGGCGGCACGCAGGCCGGGCTTTTCTTCGCGAGCCCCGGTGGGCAGTGGGATTGAGCCTGTGCGCCACGCAGCTTGTTCTTCTTGAAGGGCTTGTCCTTGGCCAAGGCCGGGCTTGCGGCAAGGGTCAGGGTGATTGCGGAGATGAGGATCGCGCGCATATGGGCCTCCATTGGCTTGGGCGACCAGAATACACAAGCGCGGCGCAGCACGATAGCCAGAGCAGGTTGGAGGTGGCGGGCTTTCGCTCAGTCCTCGACCAGCTCGGTTTCGATCCGCGCCCCGGTCTCCAGCGTCTTGTGCACCGGGCAGCGGTCGGCAATCTCCATCAGCCGCGCGCGCTGCGCGGGGTCAAGATCCCCTTCGAGGTGGATCTTGCGGCTGAAGTGATCGATCCGCGAGAGACCGTCTGTGTCCTGCGCATGCACCGCGTTATGGGTCACGTCGACGCGCACGCCGGACAGGGGCCACTTCTTGCGCCGCGCATACATGCGGATTGTCATCGAGGTACACGCGCCAAGGCCCGAGGCCAGCAGCCCGTAGGGCGACATACCCTTGTTGGTGCCGCCATAGGCCAGCGGCTCGTCGGCCTGCACATGGTGATGGGGACCCGCTTGCACGTCTTGCAGGAAGCCATCGGGATCAGCCTCGGTCACGCGAACCACGCCCTCCGGCGCACCGATCGGCGGTGCGGGCGGGCGCAGGTCGAGATATTTGGAAGCCCAGGCGCTAATCACCTCGGCGGCATATTCCGCGTCCTGCGGGCGGGTGATCAGATGGTCCGCGTCGCACAGCGTCACGAAGCTTTTGGGATGTTTGGCGTGCATGAAGATCTGCGTGGCGTTCTCGACACCCACGGTCTTGTCCAAAGGCGCGTGGAGCACGAGGAGCGATTTTTTCATGCCCTTGATGCTGTCGGCGAGGTTCTCCGCCGCGACATTTTCGACGAAATCGCGGCCAATGCGCACCGGGCGTCCGCCCAGATTAACCTCGCCGACGCCCTTGGCGGAAATCTCGTCGAGCGCATCGTTGAAATTATGCGTCACATGGCCGGGATCGAACGGCGCGCCGATGGTCACGACGGCCTTGGCGCTTTCGATCTGCGGCGCGGCCTTCAGGATCGCGGCCCCGCCCAGCGAATGCCCGATCAGCAGGGTCGGGGCCTTGCCGATGCTCGCCAGATGCTCGGACGCGAGCAGCAGGTCCTGTACGTTCGAGCTGAAGGTCGTGTTCTCGAACTCGCCTTCGGAATGGCCAAGCCCGGTGAAATCAAAGCGCAGCACCGCGATGCCCATGCCTGCGAGCCGCTGCGAGATGCGCTTGGCGGCGGGGATGTCCTTGGAGCAGGTGAAGCAATGCGCAAACAGCGCGGTGGCCAGATGCGGGCCTTCGGGCATGTCGAGCCGAGCCGCCAGGGCGGCGCCGGAATGGCCTTCGAATGTGATGCGTTCCATGCCCATTTTGGGGCTCCTACGGCTGCGGTGGTCTGTACAGGGATGGGCATGCGCCGGCGTCAACGCAAGCTTGGCGGCGGCGATGTCACGGGATGGTGAGCAAACGTGTCGGAATATTTCGCCCTGGGCGACAGACGGCACACGCTTCCGTGTTCCGTGTCAGCTTATGCCCATCAGCCGCGGGTCCATCGGATAAAACGTCAGGTCCTCGTAGCCGTCCTCGGTGATCAGCACCTGATCCTCCAGCTTGATCGAGAAGTCGCCGCCGACTTCGCCCACCAGCGCCTCGACACACAGCGTCATGCCGGGCTGCAGCACATGGTCCCACGCACCTTTGACATGCTTGTCGGGGTAGGCCACCAGCGGCCACTCATCGCACAGGCCGACACCATGCATCAGGCAGCTGTATTTCTGCTGTTGGTACTTGTCATGCAGCACATGGGTGCCCGCGACCAGCTCGTCGATGCTGATGCCGGGGCGCAGCATCTGCTTGTTGGTCTCGATATGCTCGACCGAATGCTTCATCGCCTCGATCATGTCGGGGCGCGGGGCGTCGTCGCCAATCCACCAGGTCCGCGAGATGTCGCAACAGATGCCGTAGGGGCCGATCAGATCGGTGTCAAAGGCCAGGATTTCGTTGTCCTGGCACTCCCGCGGGCCGCATTCCTGAAACCACGGGTTCGTGCGCGGGCCAGAAGCCAGCAGCCGCGTCTCGATCCACTCGCCGCCACGCTTGATATTCTCGGCATGGAGCACCGCCCAGACGTCATCTTCGCTGACGCCGCCCTTGGGGATCTCGGTGCGGGCGAAGTCTTCCATCACATACATCGCCGCCTCGCAGGAATGGCAGGCGAGCCGCATGGCGAGGATCTCGTCGGGGCCTTTGATGGAGCGGGACATCTCGGTCACTTCCTCGCCCTCGTGTACCTCGAAGCCGCGGGCTTCCAGCGCGCGCAGGCCCGCGACCATGATCTTGTCCACGGCGAGGCGTTTGTTGTCGCCCGCATGGGCGCGCATCAGCTCTTCCACCTGCGCTGTGAAGCTATCGGCCGCCGCGTCGGTTTTGTCGCCGGTCGAGAAGTAGAACATCGACGCCCCCGAGCGGCGCTCGCGCACCAGCGGGTTGAATTCCGACAGGAACGGCGCGTTTTTGTAATCCCAGATCACCATGTAGCCATCGGCGCACAGCAGCACGGCCCGGAACGGGTTGTGGGTGTTCCATAGCTGCATGTTCGTGCTGTCGGTGGCGTAGCGGATGTTGAGAGGGTCGAACATCAGCAGCCCGCCCAGATCGCGGTCGACGATATGCTGGGTCAGGCGCTTCCAGCGAAACTCCCGCATCGCGTCGAGATCGGGCAGGGCGAAGCCCGCCTCTTCCCATTCGCGGAAGGCCAGCAGGGTCGGGCCGATCTCCACCCGGTCCTTGTCGTTCGGGCTACCATCGGGCAGCGCCGCGCCCTTGCTGGGGTCGATCTTTCGCGTGTCGCGGTAATGTGTGTTCATGGCGGGCCTCCCTTCCCTGATGCCAGCCTGCGCCGGGGAAGGGGCCGCGCGCCCGCGCGAAAACGGCATGGAACATGTCGATTTTGGGTGCTTAAAGGGGGGCATGGAGCCGATTTTGCAATCCGCGCTGCCGCAAGCGCCCTGGATGGAAGAGCGCACCCGCCGCCTGCCGGGGGTGGTGCCGCTGGCCTATGCCGACTGGCTGCAGGTGGATGACGCCTACGGGGCGCAGCTGGCCTACAAGGCGCAGCTTTTGCGGGACCGGCGCGAGACGGTGCTGCAGATGCGCGCGGACGCCTTGCCTGCCGCGCAGGAGCTGTTGGAGCTGGCGTTGGCCCACGCGCCCGAGGGCATTGCGGATGCGCCGATTGACCGGGACGCGCCGCTGGAGACGCTCTCGCGGCTGTTCCAGGAAGATTTCGTGATCCTGCAAAAGCAGGGCGATCGCCACATCCTGACGGCGGCGCTTTTGTGCTTCCCGGCCTCGTGGTCGCTGGCGGAGAAGTTCGGCAAGCCGCTCACCGCGATCCACGACCCGGTGCCGGAATATGACGCCGCCATCGCGCGCTCGGTCGAGCGAATGTTTACCGTCCTGCGCCCCGAGCAGCCGCTGATGCGGATGAATGCGCTGGTCTATGCCGATCCCGATCTGCATCACCCGCAGCGCGGCTCTGACATTAAGCGCGCGGCAGGCCATCGCGGCTTTATCCGGTCGGAGCGACAGTGCATGGTGCGCCTGCCCACGACCGGGGCGGCGATGTTCTCGATCCACACCTATCTGGTGCGCGAGGCCGATCTGACACCGGCGCAGGCGGACAGCCTTGCCGCGCATCCCATCATCCACGAGGGGTTCTGAGATGTCGGACGTCAAAGCCCAGTACGAGGCGTTCCCCTATCCCGAACGCGACCCGGCGGATGAGAAGAAGCGCCTGATCACCGGCTCGCCCTCCCACCCGTTGGAGCTGGATCACCACCTGTTCGGCGGCCTGCGGGACTGGTCCAAGGGGACCCGCATTCTGGTGGCGGGCGGCGGCACGGGTGATGCGCTTATTCAACTTGCACAAGTGCTGACAAGTGCCCGGAAAGACTATGAAATCACCTATATCGACCTGTCGGAAGCCTCGCGTGAGATCGCCGAGGCGCGGGCGCGGGTGCGGGGGCTGAAGAATATCACCTTCGTCACCGGCAGCCTGCTGGATGCGGGCCACTATGGTCCCTTCGACTACATTGATTGCTGTGGCGTGCTGCATCACCTGCCCGAGCCGCAGACGGGGTTTGACGCATTGGCATCCGCGCTTGCGCCCGGCGGCGGGCTGGGCCTGATGGTCTACGCGCCCTACGGCCGCGCCGGGGTCTACCCGCTGCAACAGGCATTCGGCGCGCTGACCGCCGGGCTGTCGCCCAAGGCGCAGCTGGATGCGGCCAAGGTGATGTTTGATAAATTGCCCGACGGCCACCCGTTCAAACGCAACCCGCATCTGGTGGACCACAAACAAAGCGACGCGGGCTTCTACGACCTGCTGCTGCATTCCCAGGACCGCCCGTACCGCATTGACGAGCTGGCTCAGACACTGGGGCAGGCGGGGTTGCAGATCGTGGGCGTGCCGCAGCCCTATCTTTATGATCTGGAACGGTTTTCCGAGCGCGGTGATCTGACCGGGATCGAGGCGATGGCGCTGGCCGAAAAGCTCGACGGGACGATCAAGACGCATGTGGTCTACGCCGCCGGGTCGGAGCCTCCGACACCCGGCGCGACCAACGAGGCGGTGCCGCATCTGCGCGGGGTCGCGGGGCCAGCGCTCGCCAAGCGCGTGGCGGCGGGCGGGGCCGTGCCGGTGACGCTGAACGGGGTGAAGCATGAGGTCCAACTGCCGAAAGCCTCTGCCGCGATCCTGGCGGGGATCGATGGGCGGCGCGATACTGCGGCGCTGAAGAAGGGCTGCGGGCTTGACGGGCTGGGCTGGGCCGCGACATGGCCTCAAACCACCCGCATGTTGGATCAGTTCGGATTGCTGCTCTATTCCCGCCTGTTGGCGTAATTCCACACTATTTCCTTTTTGGAAACAATCTTGTGGTAGCAGCGCAAGCGAGCAGGTAGGCTCCGACAAAACGACCTTATGGGACAGGGACCAATGGCCACCAAACCGACCACCAAGACCAAAACGAAGCGCTCCAAGACGCTGGCCGCAAGCAAGACGCCGACCGCAGCGGCCAAGACCGCGCCGAAGGCGAAGGTTGTCGCGACGAAAGCACCTGCGACGGCGCCGGACGTGCCGGGGATGGACCCGCTGACCAAGAAAGAGCTGGTCGAACGCATGGTGGCCCAGAGCGGCATGAAAAAGGGCGACGCCCGCCGCGCGCTGGAAGCGACGATGGGGGTGATCGCCGGGGCGCTGCGCGAAGGGCGCGACATGAACCTTCCGCCCTTGGGCAAGATCAAGATCGCCCGCAGCAAGGAGACGCCCAATGGCAAGCTCGTTGTGCTGCGCGCCAAGCTGAAAGAGCCGGGCGGGGCGGCGCCAAAAGACCCTCTTGCAGAGGCCGCCGAGTAACGCTAAATCCCCCGCACGGGTGATTAGCTCAGTGGTAGAGCGCTTCGTTCACATCGAAGATGTCAGGAGTTCAAATCTCTTATCACCCACCAGTTTCAGGCGCGCCCCGCGGTTTCCGCTGAGGGCGCGCTTCTCGTCTCACGGGGGCGGCAATGACCTATCCAGAGCTTCTGATCCTGCGCCATGGCGAGACCGAATGGAATCTCGAGGGCCGGATGCAGGGCCATCTGGACAGCCCCTTGACCGCGCGCGGACGAGCGCAGGCGCGCAGGCAGGGTGAAATCCTATCCGGCTTTGACCTGGGGGCTTTCACGCTGATGAGCAGCCCGTTGGGGCGCACCCGGGCCACGGCGCAGATCGTGTTGCCGGAGGCGGCTCTGGCGCGCTTGAGCACCGATGCGCGCCTGCGTGAGATCGACGTCGGAGACTGGGCCGGGCAAATCCGCGCCAAGTTGACCCCCAGCCGGATCACCGAATTTACCCCGGATGGGGCGCTTGCGAAGTATGATAGCGCGCCGGGCGGCGAAGGGTTCGAAGGGCTGGCCGCGCGCTGCGCAGCTCTGCTTGACGCGCTTGAGGGTCCGCATCTGATGATCACCCATGGGGTGACCAGCCGCATGCTGCGCGCGCTCTATATGGGACTTCCGCCGCGCAGTCTGGGGGAATTGCCGGGCGGGCAGGGGGTTGTGTTCCACATGGTGCGCGGGCACCAAATCCGGCTCGAATAGGGCTTGCGCGCACAGACCGACCTCCGCTATCTAGGCGCCCGGACGGGTCGTTAGCTCAGTTGGTAGAGCGCTTCGTTTACACCGAAGATGTCGGGAGTTCGAGCCTCTCACGACCCACCATCTCCTCTTTTGTCGTACACGATGATGACGTCGCTGAACGAGCGTTTGAGCTTTCGCCGCAGGTGCGGTATCCTGCGCACAAATTTAAGTCGCGACGAGAGGTGCTCCCGCGTGACGCTTGAAGACTTTTTGACCCGATTGGCCGGGATTGAGACGGCCGATGCTCTCTGGACCCTGATCCTTGATTTTGCCCATGACGCCGGGTTCAAACTGGTGAGCTATCATCATTTCGACATGGCCGAGGACGGGGCGAGCCGCGAGACGGCGATCCAGACCGATGGTTTTCCACGCGAATGGGTGTGCCATTACATCGACGACGCGCTGTCCATGGTGGACCCGATCCCCATAGCGGCGGTGATGTCTACCGAGCCGTTTTTCTGGAGCGATGTCGGCGAGCGGATGACCCTGACCGCGCATAACTCGGCCTATCTCGACGAACTGCTGGCGGCGGGCCTTGGCGACGGGATTGCGATGCAGGTTTTCGGGCCGCTCTTGCGCAACGGCTATTTCGGGTTGGGCTTCGGTGGCCCGCGCCGGGAGATGGAGCAGTCGGAAATTCGGGCGATCCAGGTGGGACTGCAAGCGGCGCATCTGCGCTACTGCAGCCTGGTGCCGCGCGCGATCGAAGGCGGGCAGCTCAGCCCGCGCGA
The nucleotide sequence above comes from Litoreibacter ponti. Encoded proteins:
- a CDS encoding RcnB family protein — its product is MRAILISAITLTLAASPALAKDKPFKKNKLRGAQAQSHCPPGLAKKSPACVPPGLAKKQGLQRGDRYTGDGRILRDYGRFGLPRLDPGQSYYRLGDTIIAVDDDTRRVLDVIAVLSRVSN
- a CDS encoding bifunctional alpha/beta hydrolase/OsmC family protein, translating into MGMERITFEGHSGAALAARLDMPEGPHLATALFAHCFTCSKDIPAAKRISQRLAGMGIAVLRFDFTGLGHSEGEFENTTFSSNVQDLLLASEHLASIGKAPTLLIGHSLGGAAILKAAPQIESAKAVVTIGAPFDPGHVTHNFNDALDEISAKGVGEVNLGGRPVRIGRDFVENVAAENLADSIKGMKKSLLVLHAPLDKTVGVENATQIFMHAKHPKSFVTLCDADHLITRPQDAEYAAEVISAWASKYLDLRPPAPPIGAPEGVVRVTEADPDGFLQDVQAGPHHHVQADEPLAYGGTNKGMSPYGLLASGLGACTSMTIRMYARRKKWPLSGVRVDVTHNAVHAQDTDGLSRIDHFSRKIHLEGDLDPAQRARLMEIADRCPVHKTLETGARIETELVED
- the dddP gene encoding dimethylsulfonioproprionate lyase DddP, with the protein product MNTHYRDTRKIDPSKGAALPDGSPNDKDRVEIGPTLLAFREWEEAGFALPDLDAMREFRWKRLTQHIVDRDLGGLLMFDPLNIRYATDSTNMQLWNTHNPFRAVLLCADGYMVIWDYKNAPFLSEFNPLVRERRSGASMFYFSTGDKTDAAADSFTAQVEELMRAHAGDNKRLAVDKIMVAGLRALEARGFEVHEGEEVTEMSRSIKGPDEILAMRLACHSCEAAMYVMEDFARTEIPKGGVSEDDVWAVLHAENIKRGGEWIETRLLASGPRTNPWFQECGPRECQDNEILAFDTDLIGPYGICCDISRTWWIGDDAPRPDMIEAMKHSVEHIETNKQMLRPGISIDELVAGTHVLHDKYQQQKYSCLMHGVGLCDEWPLVAYPDKHVKGAWDHVLQPGMTLCVEALVGEVGGDFSIKLEDQVLITEDGYEDLTFYPMDPRLMGIS
- a CDS encoding heme-dependent oxidative N-demethylase family protein, encoding MEPILQSALPQAPWMEERTRRLPGVVPLAYADWLQVDDAYGAQLAYKAQLLRDRRETVLQMRADALPAAQELLELALAHAPEGIADAPIDRDAPLETLSRLFQEDFVILQKQGDRHILTAALLCFPASWSLAEKFGKPLTAIHDPVPEYDAAIARSVERMFTVLRPEQPLMRMNALVYADPDLHHPQRGSDIKRAAGHRGFIRSERQCMVRLPTTGAAMFSIHTYLVREADLTPAQADSLAAHPIIHEGF
- a CDS encoding class I SAM-dependent methyltransferase, with amino-acid sequence MSDVKAQYEAFPYPERDPADEKKRLITGSPSHPLELDHHLFGGLRDWSKGTRILVAGGGTGDALIQLAQVLTSARKDYEITYIDLSEASREIAEARARVRGLKNITFVTGSLLDAGHYGPFDYIDCCGVLHHLPEPQTGFDALASALAPGGGLGLMVYAPYGRAGVYPLQQAFGALTAGLSPKAQLDAAKVMFDKLPDGHPFKRNPHLVDHKQSDAGFYDLLLHSQDRPYRIDELAQTLGQAGLQIVGVPQPYLYDLERFSERGDLTGIEAMALAEKLDGTIKTHVVYAAGSEPPTPGATNEAVPHLRGVAGPALAKRVAAGGAVPVTLNGVKHEVQLPKASAAILAGIDGRRDTAALKKGCGLDGLGWAATWPQTTRMLDQFGLLLYSRLLA
- a CDS encoding HU family DNA-binding protein, with protein sequence MATKPTTKTKTKRSKTLAASKTPTAAAKTAPKAKVVATKAPATAPDVPGMDPLTKKELVERMVAQSGMKKGDARRALEATMGVIAGALREGRDMNLPPLGKIKIARSKETPNGKLVVLRAKLKEPGGAAPKDPLAEAAE
- a CDS encoding histidine phosphatase family protein, with the protein product MTYPELLILRHGETEWNLEGRMQGHLDSPLTARGRAQARRQGEILSGFDLGAFTLMSSPLGRTRATAQIVLPEAALARLSTDARLREIDVGDWAGQIRAKLTPSRITEFTPDGALAKYDSAPGGEGFEGLAARCAALLDALEGPHLMITHGVTSRMLRALYMGLPPRSLGELPGGQGVVFHMVRGHQIRLE
- a CDS encoding helix-turn-helix transcriptional regulator; this encodes MTLEDFLTRLAGIETADALWTLILDFAHDAGFKLVSYHHFDMAEDGASRETAIQTDGFPREWVCHYIDDALSMVDPIPIAAVMSTEPFFWSDVGERMTLTAHNSAYLDELLAAGLGDGIAMQVFGPLLRNGYFGLGFGGPRREMEQSEIRAIQVGLQAAHLRYCSLVPRAIEGGQLSPREAQVLELVAIGRSNGEVAAALGVSRSTVDTLMKRIFVKLDVDDRTTAAIKAIGAGLISLSRNPAHEK